ACACTCCTTTTCGTTTGGGACAGCTACTTTGCAGAATATATCATTGATTCTAATTATAAAAGTTTGAGAATTTGGTGTACAGTTTATTTGAGTTTTTACTCTAAATCTTAACCTAAAGGTGCTTGACCCTAGATTTGAAGGATAAAACTACTGTTTGATCAAAGCCTGCCTCGTATATATTTTCCTTGTATCTCTCCAAATGTTCTGGCAACCCAGAACTGGGATTATGTGGCAGGGACGCATTTCTTCTTAGATATAGCCTGATAATCAGAAAATTACCAAATAAAGTGAAAAAGGATTTGAGAACTTATAGTAATGTGAGTAGTTTGCTTTGTTTAGAACTTGTGATACAGATCAGATaggtgtttttaagagttaggATAGTTAAGTGTCAATTAATGCTGCCATGACAAGAGCAGGAGTATATCAGGCAACTCTAGAAGTTGTCAAAACTGTGATGCTTTTAAACAATAACCTTTTCGATGGATAGATCTTGATCCACTCCTAAAAGCTATTTACTTTAGAAAAGGATGAAGCACTCCATTCTTGCTTCTAGTAGTATCAAATGACTTTCAGGATGCTGCCTCTCAAACAGTGATGACTCTTTAGATCCATCAGTCAACTTTTATCTTATATCATAACAGTAGATGCATTTAGATTTTGCTCTGTGAAGGGTCTCTTTATTACAGAAAAGAGATTCTTTGCtttgaaaaactaaaagaatgtaggataaaacaaattcaagcatcttGTGTGCTTATAGCGGCTTGATTGATTTATGTTGAGTACATATATTGGAGTGAGAGAGCCATATTGGTTCTATCTTACATGAATATCTTGGAACAGGCAATTTTGGAAGATGGGTGCTGTAGCTTGTGCTGGGAGGACTCTGATCAACGAATTGATCTGGCTGCACTGTCCTCAAAAGAACCAATTCTCTTCTTTGATGAGGTTGCTACTTTTAATACAGAAAAGTTGCATGTGCTCTTTCTTTCTTATGATGATCTGGTCCTGCTTGTGACAAGTATGTAACTATAGGTAGTTCTATATGAAGATGAGCTGGCTGATAGTGGAGTATCACTCTTAACTGTAAAAGTGGTAAACTCTGTGCTTATGGACCACTAGGTTATGTAATTTCCTTTTATGTTGTTCAAGTCTGTACAAGTTTACAGTTGATATCATCTTGTATCTTAATCTTGTAGAGGGTGATGCCCAGTTGTTGGTTTCTTCTATTTCGTTTCTGGGTAAGTGCATCAAGCTTGTTTCATAATGTACTTGCCCATGCAATAAATTTCACTATCAGAGATCTGCAAGGTGCTATCATGTAGTTCATGAAATGTGGTCTAGTGAGGAGAAATTCATTGCAACAACAATAAGGATAAAACTGCATttgtataaatattaaattatcatGCTGATCTAATTTTCAAATTACTGTTCTTATCTCCAGTTTTCTGATATTTGTGCAGTTTTTTCTTATGATAGAGATGtgatattgaaagattttttggCTTCGTTGCTCTTTCTAGCCACTCAGTAAGTTTGCATTGCAGCTCAGAATTGATGGAGTACTAATGAGATTGAGGGATACTCGAGTTTATTGTCCTTTTGTAAGCGATCACAAATCCATGCCTGCCATTCTTCGTGAGAGCTGCTGGAGAGAAGCGACAATCCAGAGTTTATCTGCTGTATGTTCGTGCAGTCTTTATGTACATGTACTGTCACCTACGTCTGTATAGGTTTCCTGAATTTGGCACGTGGTCGAGCTGGTATTCATAAATATTCAGCCAGTACTATAACTGTTACTTTTCTTTACACTTGCTGTTGTTGCACACGTAATTACATTATGTTGACTAGCTTATCTTGTATTTTCTAGTCTCATGTAGTCTTGAAGCTTCTTATTTTCTCTCTAAGTCATGTGTTTAGTCACTGCATATTTTGGTGCAATTTTAAGTTTATAATTCATGCTCTCTATGTTTTCGGATTCATGGACCGATATCAAGATGAATAATTCTGCTGTatacctttctctctctttggatttcttctcttttctgttCTTTTAAACAATTTTAAACTGTAGATTATGTTTTGACTAATTGTCATGACCTGTCTTCTTGATTATGCAGGAAGGTTTTCCTTCTGATTCTGCAGCATATGGAGATCCGAATCTTATTGGTCAGAGGCTCCCTGTCATCACACATAAGACCCAAAGGCTGAAAGTTTCCAGGTATTCCTGAATTGCTACTATGGCCAGTCAAGCCTTACATGGAATACAAACTAATTGAGGAATACCTGAAATTTCCAGGTATTCCTGAATTGTTACTATGGCCAGTGAAGCCTTAAAAAGAATACAAACTAATAGAGAAGTAGTAAACCACACATCAAGATGATCATATCATTTTAGGAGTTTGATGTTCTGATTATGGACTAGTTGCAACAACTGGACTAGCAACTGCAAATGTGCTTGATTATCAGGCTTATCAAGATTTAAATTTATTGATCAACCTTGTGGTGCTCTTTGGACAAAAGTTCATGGCTGGTATGTCATTggtcttttgttcttttctgcAATCTATATTGTTAAGATTGCCTGCAGAGAACCTGCTTGAGTCCTGGCTATGCCCCTGCAAGTTTATCACATTTGTATTTGTGACACCCAACTCTCTCATGCTCTTGTGGATCTTTATTTGTTCCGTAATACAGAGCTTCTGGTTGCGCCACTGATTATTGTACCAAGCTTGACAAGAAGAAGCTTTGCCGATTATTTTTTACCATTGCAATTGTTTTCATTCCTATCTCCAATAAGACATGCCCTGTTTTTACCACATGATGACTTTTTTTGATTGTAAACCTAAGCTTCTACCACCTCCACCATGCTTGCCTTTTCAAGTATACCTTATTATGGATGGATTGTAAGCTTTGGAGCTCTCATCATATGAAACCTGATACCCCCATGCTGACTCATTGACCATGTTTCCACTTACAAATAGTAATGTTGATATACTTTGGTATGAATATTTttattccctttttcttttttttttctcatgaaaTTTTGATAACATATCAATCACCACTGCTCTCTTATCATTTCACTCTTTCTTTGTGCAGATCTATCACTGGAGGCTGATGAGACTGGTCACGGAGTTTGATGGCTTTTCTACATGTACTACCTGTCTGTCTTCCTTCCACAACATCTGTTGGAGTGTTCTCTGCATCATTATTTCTAATTTCTGGCACTATGCAGGCCATTTGTCAAGCCAGAGATTAGTCAATGCGACTGAATGAAAAATTTCATTTCTAGCATTTTATGTCTGCATTGACTTCATAAGCATGTCATAGACTTGATAGCAGAACTAGCCAACTCTTTTTATGATGTAaataccttctttttcttcttgattttatGCAACACTTGATTTAATACATTCTGATGTTTGGATATTTTCTTCAGAAGTTATGTCTTGTTTGGCTGTCGCTATATTTCCATGTTTGTTATATCTTATTCATTACAAATCTTAAGTGTGTTAACTTTGTAAATTTTTGCTACAACGTCTGATTCCTAATTCTCCAAATCCAATCTCTAAACAACATCCTCTTACTTTGTTTTTAGAGGTTGTTATGGCATTTTTCTAACATACATAATAAATACTAAAAAGGATAATACTCATTCTGTTTTTCAGGTCGAAGCACCTTCCAAGTTCCAACATCACTTTGACTTGCAGGACCTTGACTTCACTATTTTTTTCTTGTCCTAGGGTCACCTCTTCTATTTAGGATGCATGCTTTCTACGTTACAGTATAGCTACAAATTCTTCTCTAGCTAGATCAGCTCAGATATTTATGATGATTTTTTTCTATGCAAAGCTTCATT
The sequence above is drawn from the Phoenix dactylifera cultivar Barhee BC4 unplaced genomic scaffold, palm_55x_up_171113_PBpolish2nd_filt_p 000007F, whole genome shotgun sequence genome and encodes:
- the LOC103723689 gene encoding TIP41-like protein isoform X3, producing the protein MAEWGGAAESDLKAAGAEALPDGRSGVRLRGWHIESSRRPILGSLALQEWEEKLGTSHLPEMVFGESSLYLLHEDSGIKLHFNAFDALKGWKQESLPPVEVPAAATWKSRSKPFQQVILDYDYTFTTPYCGSEAIEPNTEKAILEDGCCSLCWEDSDQRIDLAALSSKEPILFFDEVVLYEDELADSGVSLLTVKVLRIDGVLMRLRDTRVYCPFVSDHKSMPAILRESCWREATIQSLSAVCSCSLYVHEGFPSDSAAYGDPNLIGQRLPVITHKTQRLKVSRSITGG
- the LOC103723689 gene encoding TIP41-like protein isoform X2, whose product is MAEWGGAAESDLKAAGAEALPDGRSGVRLRGWHIESSRRPILGSLALQEWEEKLGTSHLPEMVFGESSLYLLHEDSGIKLHFNAFDALKGWKQESLPPVEVPAAATWKSRSKPFQQVILDYDYTFTTPYCGSEAIEPNTEKAILEDGCCSLCWEDSDQRIDLAALSSKEPILFFDEVVLYEDELADSGVSLLTVKVRVMPSCWFLLFRFWLRIDGVLMRLRDTRVYCPFVSDHKSMPAILRESCWREATIQSLSAEGFPSDSAAYGDPNLIGQRLPVITHKTQRLKVSRSITGG
- the LOC103723689 gene encoding TIP41-like protein isoform X1, with translation MAEWGGAAESDLKAAGAEALPDGRSGVRLRGWHIESSRRPILGSLALQEWEEKLGTSHLPEMVFGESSLYLLHEDSGIKLHFNAFDALKGWKQESLPPVEVPAAATWKSRSKPFQQVILDYDYTFTTPYCGSEAIEPNTEKAILEDGCCSLCWEDSDQRIDLAALSSKEPILFFDEVVLYEDELADSGVSLLTVKVRVMPSCWFLLFRFWLRIDGVLMRLRDTRVYCPFVSDHKSMPAILRESCWREATIQSLSAVCSCSLYVHEGFPSDSAAYGDPNLIGQRLPVITHKTQRLKVSRSITGG